TCTTAAATGTTTTTTTGATTCTATAGTAGGATAGACCTTTTACCTCGGTATCAAGATATTCCATGGACTCCCTTTTTTCATAGCAAGCAATGGATGATTTGTAATAACCTTCTTTTTGCAAAAAATAGGGAATCATGCCTACATCTTTAATCAAATGGATATTAGCTCCACCAGGAAAAATTGTTATAAAACGTTTCATAAACTTTCAATCTTACGTATTAGCTGCAACTTACGCTTATAGCCCTCAACTTTTGAAGGTGATCGCTTGAGCTTATTGTAAATTACGACCAATGTATAGAAAAAAGTATCAACTTTGTATGATAGGCGAATCAAGTAGCGCTGATTTGTTTTGGTATAATAGAGCTTCTCGCTTTTGCGCATTCTATAAGCTACTTTTTCATCATTAGGCTCGCTCTGTCCCTCTAAATGAATAATCTTTGCATTTGGAAGAGACATAACATCATACCCTAATTGCCGAACTCTAAATGTTAATTCTGTTTCTTCATAGTACATGAAAAAATCCTCATCAAAGCCACCCGCCTTGACAAATATAGATTTTGGTATAAATAAATCTGCCCCAGAAATATATCCTACTTTTTGAGGAATACCTGTGTTATTAAAACTACCTACTCGTCCTAGGATTTTCCCAAGCTTAAAAAAACATAAAAAATCAATTTCCGCCGTTAAACTTGGAAGAAAACTCCAACAAGAAAATGCTGGTTGGAGATTGGCGTCATATAAATTGCCTCCTACGATCCCAACCTGTTCATTGCTTTCACAGAAAGCATAAAATTTAGCTATAGCATTATTTAATAAGACTGTATCCGGATTTAATAGAAAAAGATATTTTCCTTTAGCCCCTTTTGCTCCAAAATTGTTTCCGGAACCAAAGCCGCGATTTTCTGGATTCTTGAGAAATATAACCTCGCTATAATGTTCATGTATTCGTTCGATGTCACGCTGTGGGGAGTCGTTGTCTACTACAATGATCTCAAAATTTATACCGATAGTATGTTTATAGACAGACTCAATCGAACTGAGTATCAACCGAAAAGAATTATAATTAACGATTATAATAGAGACATCCATTACTTCAAAATATTTTTACAAATACTTATTACAGCACCCAAAGAAAATTTATTGGCCAACAGTATATTTACATTTTTTTTTACCAAAGTAACGTAAAGCGCCCCTAAAACAAAGAGCTCTATCAGCAAATAACTATAACTTGTTCCGATAAAACCATATTGAGAGCTTAACACCAAATTGAGTAAAAAACCTATGCATGCAGCCATTGCCGTAACGCGAAAAAAATCTTTATCCATCTTCAAATT
The window above is part of the Sphingobacterium sp. ML3W genome. Proteins encoded here:
- a CDS encoding glycosyltransferase family 2 protein; amino-acid sequence: MDVSIIIVNYNSFRLILSSIESVYKHTIGINFEIIVVDNDSPQRDIERIHEHYSEVIFLKNPENRGFGSGNNFGAKGAKGKYLFLLNPDTVLLNNAIAKFYAFCESNEQVGIVGGNLYDANLQPAFSCWSFLPSLTAEIDFLCFFKLGKILGRVGSFNNTGIPQKVGYISGADLFIPKSIFVKAGGFDEDFFMYYEETELTFRVRQLGYDVMSLPNAKIIHLEGQSEPNDEKVAYRMRKSEKLYYTKTNQRYLIRLSYKVDTFFYTLVVIYNKLKRSPSKVEGYKRKLQLIRKIESL